The Streptomyces camelliae genome window below encodes:
- a CDS encoding adenosylmethionine--8-amino-7-oxononanoate transaminase yields the protein MPDLPGPSVPDLLELDRRHVWHPYGPMPGRVEPLVVESASGVRLRLADGSGELVDGMSSWWSAIHGYNHPVLNEAARRQLGRMSHVMFGGLTHEPAVRLAKLLVDMSPEGLEHVFLADSGSVSVEVAAKMCLQYWRSLGRPGKRRLLTWRGGYHGDTWQPMSVCDPEGGMHELWSGVLPRQVFADAPPVEYEESYADRLRELIARHADELAAVIVEPVVQGAGGMRFHSPAYLRVLREACDAHDVLLVFDEIATGFGRTGALFAADHAAVTPDVMCVGKALTGGYLTMAATLCTARVADGISRGEVPVLAHGPTFMGNPLAAAVACASVELLLGQDWLSEVKRIESGLREGLAPASELPGVKDVRVLGAIGVVQLDHEVDMKAATDAAVREGVWLRPFRDLVYTMPPYVASDEDVARIARAVCAAAREG from the coding sequence ATGCCTGACCTGCCCGGCCCGAGCGTGCCCGACCTGCTGGAGCTGGACCGGCGGCACGTGTGGCATCCGTACGGACCGATGCCCGGGCGTGTCGAACCGCTCGTCGTGGAGTCGGCGAGCGGGGTCCGGCTGCGGCTCGCGGACGGCTCGGGCGAGCTGGTGGACGGCATGTCGTCCTGGTGGTCGGCGATCCACGGCTACAACCACCCGGTCCTCAACGAGGCGGCCCGGCGGCAGCTCGGCCGGATGAGCCATGTGATGTTCGGCGGGCTCACGCACGAGCCCGCCGTACGGCTCGCAAAGCTCCTTGTCGACATGTCGCCCGAGGGCCTGGAGCATGTCTTCCTGGCCGACTCCGGCTCGGTGTCGGTCGAGGTCGCCGCGAAGATGTGCCTCCAGTACTGGCGTTCGCTCGGCCGCCCGGGCAAGCGGCGCCTGCTGACCTGGCGCGGCGGCTACCACGGCGACACCTGGCAGCCGATGTCGGTGTGCGACCCCGAGGGCGGGATGCACGAGCTGTGGTCCGGCGTGCTGCCGCGCCAGGTGTTCGCCGACGCGCCCCCGGTGGAGTACGAGGAGTCGTACGCGGACCGGCTGCGTGAGCTGATCGCACGCCACGCGGACGAACTGGCCGCGGTGATCGTGGAGCCGGTGGTGCAGGGCGCGGGCGGGATGCGCTTCCACTCCCCCGCCTATCTGCGGGTGCTGCGCGAGGCGTGCGACGCGCACGACGTGCTGCTGGTGTTCGACGAGATCGCCACCGGGTTCGGCCGGACCGGTGCGCTGTTCGCGGCGGACCACGCGGCCGTCACCCCGGATGTGATGTGCGTGGGCAAGGCGCTGACCGGCGGCTATCTGACGATGGCGGCGACGCTGTGCACCGCGCGGGTCGCCGACGGCATCTCGCGGGGCGAGGTGCCGGTGCTCGCGCACGGCCCGACGTTCATGGGCAACCCGCTCGCGGCCGCCGTCGCCTGCGCCTCGGTCGAACTGCTGCTGGGGCAGGACTGGCTGTCGGAGGTCAAGCGGATCGAGTCGGGTCTGCGGGAAGGACTGGCGCCGGCCTCGGAACTGCCGGGGGTGAAGGACGTCCGTGTCCTGGGCGCCATCGGGGTCGTCCAGCTCGACCACGAGGTGGACATGAAGGCCGCGACGGACGCCGCGGTGCGGGAGGGTGTGTGGCTGCGGCCCTTCCGCGACCTGGTCTACACGATGCCGCCGTACGTCGCCTCGGACGAGGACGTGGCACGGATCGCGCGCGCGGTGTGCGCCGCGGCGCGGGAGGGTTGA
- a CDS encoding 8-amino-7-oxononanoate synthase, with protein sequence MAFGWIDDQAEARRRAGLVRTLRPRPADSALLDLASNDYLGLAHHPEVIEGAAGAARTWGGGSTGSRLVTGTTELHTELERELAAFCGVEAALVFSSGYAANLAAVTTLGPHGSLIVSDAGNHASLIDGCRLARGERQVVGHADPEAVRKALTTHAGEAIVVSDTVFSVDGDAAPLTALAEACREHGAGLVVDDAHGLGVLGEGGRGAPYAAGLAGAADVVVTATLSKSLGSQGGVVLGPARVIDHLVNAARTFIFDTGLAPAAAGAALAALRLLVREPERAARAREVAAELHARLTAAGLEAVRPDAAVVSVRAPSPEQAVRWAADCRTAGLAVGCFRPPSVPDGISRLRLTARADLSGAEIERAVRVIGETRP encoded by the coding sequence ATGGCGTTCGGCTGGATCGACGACCAGGCCGAGGCGCGCCGCCGCGCCGGACTCGTACGGACCCTGCGCCCGCGCCCCGCCGACTCAGCCCTGCTGGATCTGGCGAGCAACGACTACCTGGGCCTCGCCCACCACCCCGAGGTCATCGAGGGCGCGGCCGGGGCGGCGCGGACCTGGGGCGGCGGGTCCACCGGCTCCCGGCTGGTCACCGGCACCACCGAACTGCACACCGAGCTGGAGCGCGAGCTGGCCGCCTTCTGCGGCGTGGAGGCGGCCCTGGTCTTCTCCTCCGGCTACGCGGCCAACCTGGCCGCGGTCACCACGCTCGGCCCGCACGGCTCGCTGATCGTCTCCGACGCGGGCAACCACGCCTCCCTCATCGACGGCTGCCGGCTCGCCCGCGGTGAGCGGCAGGTGGTGGGGCACGCGGACCCGGAGGCGGTGCGCAAGGCGCTGACCACGCACGCGGGCGAGGCGATCGTCGTCTCCGACACGGTGTTCTCCGTGGACGGCGACGCGGCTCCGCTGACCGCGCTGGCCGAGGCGTGCCGGGAGCACGGGGCCGGGCTGGTCGTGGACGACGCGCACGGGCTCGGGGTGCTGGGCGAGGGCGGCCGGGGAGCGCCCTACGCGGCCGGGCTCGCGGGCGCCGCGGACGTGGTGGTCACGGCCACCCTGTCCAAGTCGCTGGGCAGTCAGGGCGGGGTGGTGCTGGGACCGGCGAGGGTGATCGACCATCTGGTCAACGCGGCCCGGACCTTCATCTTCGACACGGGCCTGGCCCCGGCGGCGGCCGGTGCGGCCCTGGCGGCGCTGCGGCTGCTCGTGCGGGAGCCGGAGCGCGCGGCGCGAGCCCGTGAGGTGGCCGCGGAACTGCACGCACGGCTGACCGCCGCGGGTCTGGAGGCGGTGCGTCCGGACGCCGCGGTGGTCTCCGTGCGAGCTCCGTCCCCGGAGCAGGCGGTGCGCTGGGCGGCCGACTGCCGTACGGCAGGGCTGGCCGTGGGCTGCTTCCGTCCTCCTTCCGTGCCCGACGGCATCTCGCGGCTGAGACTGACCGCCCGCGCGGACCTGTCCGGGGCCGAGATCGAACGCGCTGTACGGGTGATCGGCGAAACGCGACCATGA
- a CDS encoding class I SAM-dependent methyltransferase, translating into MRLTSAGSAKVAPSPVHHPLFARFYARCSVNAETRLGLAGVRTRLLAGLSGRVIEIGAGNGLNFAHYPAAVAEVVALEPEPLLRQLARQAALRAEVPVDVVPGAAEALPVKSEAFDAAVLSLVLCSVRDVARTLAEVRRVLRPGGEVRFFEHGQGGGRAMTLTQQALDRTVWPALFGGCHVAREPVAALREAGFELGPYRQLSLPEKGPKLPTSYGVLGVAWRPGEPEAR; encoded by the coding sequence ATGCGACTGACGTCGGCCGGGTCTGCCAAGGTGGCCCCGAGTCCCGTCCACCACCCGCTGTTCGCCCGGTTCTACGCCCGCTGCAGCGTGAACGCCGAGACCCGGCTCGGTCTGGCCGGGGTGCGGACGCGGCTGCTCGCCGGGCTGTCCGGGCGGGTGATCGAGATCGGCGCGGGGAACGGGCTGAACTTCGCGCACTACCCCGCCGCCGTCGCCGAGGTCGTCGCGCTCGAACCGGAGCCGCTGCTCAGGCAGTTGGCCCGGCAGGCCGCGCTGCGTGCCGAGGTGCCGGTCGACGTCGTACCGGGCGCGGCGGAGGCGCTGCCCGTCAAGAGCGAAGCCTTCGACGCGGCCGTGCTGTCGCTGGTGCTGTGCAGCGTGCGGGACGTGGCGCGGACGCTGGCCGAGGTACGGCGGGTGCTGCGGCCCGGCGGCGAGGTCCGGTTCTTCGAGCACGGGCAGGGCGGCGGCCGGGCGATGACGCTGACCCAGCAGGCCCTGGACCGCACCGTGTGGCCCGCCCTGTTCGGCGGCTGTCATGTGGCCCGCGAGCCGGTCGCCGCGCTGCGCGAGGCCGGGTTCGAACTCGGGCCGTACCGGCAGCTGTCGCTGCCGGAGAAGGGCCCGAAGCTGCCGACCTCGTACGGGGTGCTGGGCGTCGCCTGGCGGCCGGGGGAGCCGGAGGCCCGCTGA
- a CDS encoding ABC transporter permease, which yields MLKATLRSFLAHKGRLALSALAVILSVAFVAGSLIFSDTVTRTFDRLFASTAADVTVQPKQGLKSRVPGGTVQTVPAALRDRVARVPGVTAARADVKVQNVVVVDGHDKSVGPTTGAPTIATAWYVTRHSSVELTSGHAPRGAGEALLDADTAGKKHVRIGDTLTVQAQPGTFRVRVVGIATFTTTNPGAALVFLDPAVAGRELLGSQALATSVSADAAKGVPDAELKRRVGRAIGTGTYDLKTAGEQAKSAAAALGPFLDVIKYVMLGFAGVALLVGVFLIVNTFSMLIAQRTRELGLLRALGADRRQVRRSVLTEALLLGLVGSTLGLGAGIGLALGLIRLMSAFGMNLKATEMVLGWETPVAAYVVGLGVTFVAAYLPARRAAAVSPMAALVDAEVAGVGKPLAVRAVVGAVLGAAGAAALGGCAAATRTAQAASLLGVGVVLTLIATVVAGPLLVRPVIRVLGAAFPALFGPVGRMSQRNALRNPRRTGATAAALMVGLALVGGMSVASASMSASFDRQIDRTLGADFIIQNANFTPFTKEVRDTAAGTHGVGLVVRRRLTPVAVRLPDGDRVETSAVGYGPGLDDVVHITYARGGSAAALADGHLAMDAGFAKDHGVRMGSVLPVEFPGSRHTQLTVAALTDQDTAEGFGSQGGLYFGLGTFERYVPSGQDSVLYVDAAAGTKPQDLRPRLERALKPFPQVQVRNQTDYKQLIHDQIAVLLYLVYALLALAIVIAVLGVVNTLALSVVERTREIGLLRAIGLGRRQLRRMIRLESVVIAVFGAVLGLGLGLVWGVCMQRVLALRGLKELAIPWTTIVAVVLGSAVVGVVAALLPALRASRMNVLAAIAHE from the coding sequence GTGCTCAAGGCGACCCTGAGGAGTTTCCTCGCGCACAAGGGGCGGCTCGCCCTGTCCGCGCTGGCGGTGATCCTGTCCGTGGCGTTCGTCGCGGGCAGCCTGATCTTCTCCGACACCGTCACCCGTACCTTCGACCGGCTCTTCGCCTCCACGGCCGCGGATGTGACCGTACAGCCGAAGCAGGGCCTGAAGTCCCGGGTGCCCGGCGGCACCGTGCAGACCGTGCCCGCCGCGCTGCGGGACCGGGTGGCGCGGGTGCCCGGGGTCACGGCGGCCCGTGCGGACGTCAAGGTGCAGAACGTCGTCGTGGTCGACGGCCACGACAAGTCCGTCGGACCGACCACCGGCGCCCCCACCATCGCCACCGCCTGGTACGTCACCCGGCACAGCTCTGTGGAGCTGACCTCCGGCCACGCACCGAGGGGTGCGGGCGAGGCGCTGCTGGACGCGGACACCGCCGGCAAGAAGCACGTGCGGATCGGCGACACGCTGACGGTGCAGGCGCAGCCGGGTACGTTCCGGGTGCGGGTCGTCGGGATCGCCACGTTCACCACGACCAACCCGGGCGCGGCCCTGGTCTTCCTGGACCCGGCGGTGGCGGGCCGGGAGCTGCTCGGCTCCCAGGCGCTGGCGACGAGTGTCTCGGCGGACGCGGCGAAGGGCGTGCCGGACGCCGAACTCAAGCGGCGTGTCGGCCGGGCGATCGGCACCGGCACCTACGACCTGAAGACGGCGGGCGAGCAGGCCAAGTCGGCGGCGGCCGCGCTCGGCCCGTTCCTGGACGTGATCAAGTACGTGATGCTCGGTTTCGCCGGGGTCGCGTTGCTCGTCGGTGTGTTCCTCATCGTCAACACCTTCTCCATGCTGATCGCCCAACGCACCCGTGAGCTGGGCCTGTTGCGGGCGCTCGGTGCGGACCGGCGGCAGGTGCGGCGCTCGGTGCTGACCGAGGCGCTGCTGCTCGGGCTGGTCGGTTCGACGCTCGGCCTCGGTGCCGGGATCGGGCTGGCGCTGGGGCTGATCCGGCTGATGAGCGCGTTCGGGATGAACCTGAAGGCCACGGAGATGGTCCTCGGCTGGGAGACGCCCGTCGCCGCGTACGTCGTCGGTCTGGGCGTCACCTTCGTGGCCGCGTATCTGCCCGCGCGGCGGGCGGCGGCGGTGTCGCCGATGGCGGCCCTGGTGGACGCCGAGGTCGCCGGTGTCGGCAAGCCGCTCGCGGTGCGGGCGGTCGTCGGCGCGGTGCTGGGGGCGGCCGGGGCGGCGGCGCTGGGCGGGTGCGCGGCGGCCACGAGGACGGCGCAGGCGGCCTCACTGCTGGGCGTCGGCGTGGTACTGACGCTGATCGCGACCGTGGTCGCCGGGCCGCTGCTGGTGCGGCCGGTGATCCGGGTGCTGGGTGCGGCCTTCCCCGCGCTGTTCGGCCCGGTCGGACGGATGAGCCAGCGCAACGCCCTGCGCAATCCCCGCCGTACCGGCGCCACGGCGGCCGCGCTCATGGTGGGCCTGGCCCTGGTCGGCGGGATGTCGGTGGCGAGCGCCTCGATGTCGGCGTCGTTCGACCGGCAGATCGACCGGACGCTCGGTGCCGACTTCATCATCCAGAACGCCAACTTCACGCCGTTCACGAAGGAGGTGCGGGACACCGCCGCCGGCACGCACGGCGTCGGGCTCGTGGTGCGCCGGCGGCTCACCCCGGTCGCCGTACGGCTGCCGGACGGGGACCGGGTCGAGACGTCCGCCGTCGGGTACGGGCCGGGGCTCGACGACGTCGTGCACATCACGTACGCGCGAGGAGGCTCGGCGGCCGCGCTGGCGGACGGTCACCTCGCCATGGACGCCGGTTTCGCCAAGGACCACGGGGTGCGGATGGGCAGCGTGCTCCCGGTGGAGTTCCCCGGCAGCCGGCACACGCAGCTGACCGTCGCGGCGCTGACCGACCAGGACACGGCGGAGGGCTTCGGCTCCCAGGGCGGCCTGTACTTCGGCCTCGGCACGTTCGAGAGGTACGTGCCCAGCGGCCAGGACTCCGTGCTCTACGTCGACGCGGCCGCCGGCACGAAACCGCAGGACCTGCGCCCCCGGCTGGAGCGGGCGCTGAAGCCCTTCCCCCAGGTGCAGGTGCGCAACCAGACCGACTACAAGCAACTGATCCACGATCAGATCGCCGTCCTGCTGTATCTGGTGTACGCCTTGCTGGCGCTGGCGATCGTCATCGCCGTGCTCGGTGTGGTCAACACCCTCGCTCTGTCGGTGGTGGAGCGCACCCGGGAGATCGGGCTGCTGCGCGCGATCGGGCTGGGGCGACGGCAGTTGCGGCGGATGATCCGGCTGGAGTCGGTGGTGATCGCGGTGTTCGGCGCGGTCCTCGGCCTGGGGCTGGGCCTGGTGTGGGGCGTGTGCATGCAGCGGGTACTGGCCCTGCGCGGCCTGAAGGAACTGGCCATTCCCTGGACCACGATCGTCGCGGTCGTACTCGGTTCGGCGGTGGTCGGCGTGGTGGCAGCGCTGCTGCCGGCGCTGCGGGCGTCCCGGATGAACGTGCTGGCGGCGATCGCCCACGAGTGA
- a CDS encoding fic family toxin-antitoxin system, toxin component has protein sequence MNELSIDLAWLLMLAEQRTPGDPQVTDWGALIAAVARHRAEIFGVPVYDDPHARAASLLQLLIHVPALERSNALFASAVAYAYLVASGAKVVTTAEQVRDLARLVKDGGADVDDIARELRRWSI, from the coding sequence TTGAACGAGCTCAGCATCGACCTCGCCTGGCTGCTCATGCTCGCCGAACAGCGCACCCCCGGGGACCCGCAGGTCACCGACTGGGGCGCGCTGATCGCCGCCGTCGCCCGGCACAGGGCCGAGATATTCGGCGTGCCCGTCTACGACGACCCGCATGCCCGCGCCGCGTCCCTGCTCCAGCTGCTGATCCACGTACCGGCGCTGGAACGCTCCAACGCGCTGTTCGCCTCCGCTGTCGCCTACGCCTACCTGGTCGCGAGCGGTGCCAAGGTCGTCACCACGGCGGAACAGGTGCGCGACCTCGCCCGGCTGGTGAAGGACGGCGGCGCCGACGTGGACGACATCGCGCGGGAGCTGCGGCGCTGGAGTATCTGA
- a CDS encoding GNAT family N-acetyltransferase, which translates to MTELRIRPALPHDLDTVLAFWKTAAEGTSISDDREGVERLVARDPEALILAELNGELVGTVIAGFDGWRCHLYRLAVRPERRRQGIGSALLTAAEERFVRLGGRRADAMVLVRNETAHHAWSAAGYETQEQWRRWVKPLAD; encoded by the coding sequence ATGACCGAACTGCGCATACGCCCCGCCCTCCCGCACGACCTCGACACCGTGCTCGCCTTCTGGAAGACGGCCGCCGAGGGCACCAGCATCAGTGACGACCGGGAGGGGGTGGAGCGTCTGGTCGCCCGTGACCCCGAGGCGCTCATCCTCGCCGAGCTGAACGGCGAGCTGGTGGGCACGGTGATCGCCGGCTTCGACGGCTGGCGCTGCCATCTGTACCGGCTCGCGGTGCGTCCCGAGCGGCGCCGGCAGGGCATCGGCTCGGCGCTGCTGACCGCCGCCGAGGAGCGCTTCGTACGGCTCGGCGGCCGGCGCGCGGACGCGATGGTGCTGGTCCGCAACGAGACCGCGCACCACGCGTGGAGTGCGGCCGGATACGAGACGCAGGAGCAGTGGCGGCGCTGGGTGAAGCCGCTCGCCGACTGA
- the bioB gene encoding biotin synthase BioB — MDLLNTLVDKGLRRELPTREEALAVLATSDDDVLDVVAAAGKVRRHWFGRRVKLNYLVNLKSGLCPEDCSYCSQRLGSDTGILKYTWLKPDEASRAAAAGLAGGAKRVCLVASGRGPTDRDVERVAGTIKAIKDQNEGVEVCACLGLLSDGQAERLREAGADAYNHNLNTSEGTYADITTTHTYADRVDTVNKAHAAGLSACSGLIAGMGESDEDLVDVVFSLRELDPDSVPVNFLIPVEGTPLAKEWNLTPQRCLRILAMVRFVCPDVEVRIAGGREVHLRTMQPLALHLANSIFLGDYLTTEGQAGKADLEMIADAGFEVEGAGEVTLPEHRATAATGGCAAHESAGCGSHEGAGCGSVCGSHEGADGCGTAATAAAPAAHEARTDLVAVRRRGAGTDLAPNA, encoded by the coding sequence ATGGACCTGCTGAACACGCTGGTGGACAAGGGGCTTCGGCGCGAGCTGCCGACCCGCGAGGAAGCGCTCGCCGTACTGGCCACCTCCGACGACGACGTACTCGATGTGGTGGCCGCGGCCGGAAAGGTGCGCCGGCACTGGTTCGGGCGCCGGGTGAAACTCAACTATCTGGTGAACCTGAAGTCGGGTCTGTGTCCGGAGGACTGCTCCTACTGCTCCCAGCGGCTCGGCTCCGACACCGGCATCCTGAAGTACACCTGGCTCAAGCCCGACGAGGCCTCCAGGGCCGCGGCGGCCGGGCTGGCCGGCGGTGCCAAGCGGGTCTGTCTGGTGGCGTCCGGGCGCGGTCCGACCGACCGTGACGTGGAGCGGGTCGCCGGCACCATCAAGGCGATCAAGGATCAGAACGAGGGCGTCGAGGTGTGCGCCTGCCTCGGGCTGCTCTCCGACGGCCAGGCCGAGCGGCTGCGCGAGGCGGGCGCGGACGCCTACAACCACAACCTCAACACGTCCGAGGGGACGTACGCGGACATCACCACCACCCACACCTACGCCGACCGGGTGGACACGGTGAACAAGGCTCACGCCGCCGGTCTGTCCGCCTGCTCCGGCCTGATCGCGGGCATGGGCGAGAGCGACGAGGACCTGGTCGACGTGGTCTTCTCGCTGCGCGAGCTGGACCCCGACTCGGTCCCGGTCAACTTCCTGATCCCGGTCGAGGGCACCCCGCTGGCCAAGGAGTGGAACCTCACCCCGCAGCGCTGCCTGAGGATCCTGGCGATGGTCCGCTTCGTGTGCCCGGACGTCGAGGTGCGCATCGCGGGCGGCCGCGAGGTCCATCTGCGCACGATGCAGCCCCTCGCCCTGCACCTGGCCAACTCCATCTTCCTCGGCGACTACCTGACCACCGAGGGCCAGGCCGGCAAGGCCGACCTGGAGATGATCGCGGACGCCGGGTTCGAGGTGGAGGGCGCCGGCGAGGTGACCCTGCCCGAGCACCGCGCGACGGCGGCCACCGGCGGCTGCGCAGCGCACGAGAGCGCCGGGTGCGGCTCGCACGAGGGTGCCGGATGCGGGTCCGTCTGCGGCTCGCACGAGGGTGCGGACGGGTGCGGTACGGCGGCCACGGCCGCGGCGCCCGCCGCGCACGAGGCCCGCACCGACCTCGTCGCCGTCCGCCGCCGGGGTGCCGGAACGGACCTCGCGCCCAATGCCTGA
- the bioD gene encoding dethiobiotin synthase has protein sequence MPVLVITGTGTEVGKTVTTAAVAAAALAAGRSVAVLKAAQTGVRPDERGDADEVARLAGPLTATEMARFPEPLAPGTAARRAGMAPVRPREVADRAAKLATEHDLVLVEGAGGLLVRFDAAGGTLADVARLLDAPVLVVASAGLGTLNTTELTARELRRRELELAGVVIGSWPGSPDLAARCNVADLPEVAGAPLLGAIPAGAGAVPPDDFRIAAPGWLAPRLDGVWDAEAFRVRVAP, from the coding sequence ATGCCGGTACTGGTGATCACGGGGACGGGCACGGAGGTCGGCAAGACCGTCACCACCGCCGCCGTCGCCGCCGCGGCGCTCGCGGCGGGGCGCTCGGTGGCCGTGCTGAAGGCCGCGCAGACGGGCGTACGGCCGGACGAGCGCGGGGACGCCGACGAGGTCGCGCGGCTCGCGGGTCCGCTCACGGCGACCGAAATGGCCCGCTTTCCCGAACCGTTGGCGCCTGGTACGGCGGCCCGGCGGGCCGGGATGGCACCGGTGCGGCCGCGGGAGGTGGCCGACCGGGCGGCCAAGCTGGCCACCGAGCACGATCTGGTGCTGGTCGAGGGCGCGGGCGGGCTGCTCGTCCGTTTCGACGCGGCCGGCGGCACGCTGGCCGACGTGGCCCGGCTGCTGGACGCACCCGTGCTGGTCGTGGCCTCGGCCGGGCTCGGCACCCTGAACACCACGGAGCTGACGGCCCGCGAACTGCGGCGCCGGGAGCTGGAGTTGGCGGGCGTGGTCATCGGCAGCTGGCCCGGCTCCCCCGACCTCGCCGCCCGCTGCAACGTGGCCGACCTGCCGGAGGTGGCGGGGGCTCCGCTGCTGGGGGCGATTCCCGCCGGGGCGGGAGCGGTGCCGCCCGACGACTTCCGGATTGCCGCGCCGGGTTGGCTCGCGCCCCGGCTGGACGGGGTGTGGGACGCGGAGGCGTTCCGGGTGCGCGTAGCGCCGTAG
- a CDS encoding LLM class F420-dependent oxidoreductase — MSRPFRFGVTLFTPASAAEWRARCRRAEELGYDVLLVPDHLGMVAPFPALVAAAEATQRPRLGTFVLNAGFWNPALLAREAATTDALTGGRLELGLGTGYVPAEHEEAGLPYGSARERVDHLAHTAGEVARLLGSAEFQPRPAQSRVPLLIGANGDRMLRLTAEHADIAAFTGARPAATPGKLEPLTAEELDERVTRYRDLAAGRAEQAELNLLLQLVAVTDDPEPVLKPLLERQPQLSLEQALSLPIVLAGPLDDLVARLRAQRERFGFSYLTVLEPSMEAFAPVMERLRAESA; from the coding sequence ATGTCGCGTCCGTTCCGCTTCGGGGTCACCCTGTTCACGCCCGCGTCCGCCGCCGAGTGGCGGGCGAGGTGCCGTCGGGCCGAGGAGCTGGGGTACGACGTGCTCCTCGTCCCGGATCACCTCGGCATGGTCGCGCCGTTCCCGGCGCTGGTCGCGGCGGCCGAGGCGACGCAGCGGCCCCGGCTCGGCACGTTCGTGCTCAACGCGGGCTTCTGGAATCCGGCGCTGCTGGCCCGCGAGGCGGCGACCACCGACGCGCTCACCGGCGGGCGCCTGGAACTCGGGCTCGGCACCGGGTACGTGCCGGCCGAGCACGAGGAGGCCGGGCTGCCGTACGGCTCGGCGCGCGAGCGGGTGGACCATCTCGCGCACACGGCCGGCGAGGTGGCCCGGCTGCTGGGCTCGGCCGAGTTCCAGCCCCGGCCCGCCCAGTCCCGGGTGCCGCTGCTGATCGGCGCCAACGGCGACCGGATGCTGCGGCTGACCGCCGAGCACGCGGACATCGCGGCCTTCACCGGAGCCCGGCCGGCCGCCACGCCCGGGAAGCTGGAGCCCCTCACCGCCGAGGAGCTGGACGAGCGGGTGACCCGCTACCGGGACCTGGCGGCGGGCCGGGCCGAGCAGGCGGAGCTGAACCTGCTCCTGCAGCTGGTGGCGGTCACCGACGACCCCGAGCCCGTGCTGAAGCCCCTGCTGGAACGGCAGCCGCAGCTGTCCCTGGAGCAGGCGCTGTCCCTGCCCATCGTGCTGGCCGGCCCGCTGGACGACCTCGTGGCACGGCTGCGGGCGCAGCGCGAGCGGTTCGGGTTCTCGTACCTGACCGTCCTGGAGCCGTCCATGGAGGCGTTCGCGCCGGTGATGGAGCGGCTGCGCGCGGAGTCCGCATAG
- a CDS encoding ABC transporter ATP-binding protein produces MSTPAAQHASGRMPDGGIAARARGLTKAYGSGEAAVLALDSVDVDIARGRFTAVMGPSGSGKSTLMHCLAGLDTVSAGRVWLGDTEITGLKERELTRLRRDRIGFMFQSFNLIPTLTAAENITLPMAIAGRGPDKEWLDQVIDTLGLRDRLKHRPAQLSGGQQQRVACARALVSRPELIFADEPTGNLDSRAGLEVLGFLRGAVDELGQSVVMVTHDPGAAAHSDLVLFLADGRIVDEMAEPTAEAVLDRMRVFPEGNPQTPGFDVARDRLDDDSAAAQED; encoded by the coding sequence TTGTCCACACCTGCTGCGCAGCACGCGTCGGGCCGCATGCCGGACGGCGGGATCGCGGCCCGCGCCCGGGGGCTGACCAAGGCCTACGGCTCCGGCGAGGCGGCCGTGCTCGCCCTGGACTCGGTGGACGTGGACATCGCGCGCGGCCGGTTCACCGCCGTGATGGGCCCCTCGGGCTCCGGCAAGTCCACGCTCATGCACTGTCTGGCGGGGCTCGACACCGTGTCGGCCGGCCGGGTGTGGCTGGGCGACACCGAGATCACCGGGCTGAAGGAACGGGAGCTGACCCGGCTGCGGCGGGACCGGATCGGGTTCATGTTCCAGTCGTTCAACCTCATCCCGACGCTCACGGCCGCCGAGAACATCACGCTGCCGATGGCCATCGCGGGCCGCGGACCCGACAAAGAATGGCTGGACCAGGTGATCGACACGCTCGGCCTGCGGGACCGGCTGAAGCACCGGCCCGCGCAGCTCTCCGGCGGTCAGCAGCAGCGGGTCGCGTGCGCGCGGGCGCTGGTCTCCCGGCCGGAGCTGATCTTCGCCGACGAGCCGACCGGCAACCTGGACTCGCGGGCCGGCCTGGAGGTGCTGGGCTTCCTGCGCGGTGCGGTGGACGAACTCGGGCAGTCGGTCGTCATGGTCACCCACGACCCCGGCGCCGCCGCCCACTCCGACCTGGTGCTCTTCCTCGCGGACGGGCGGATCGTGGACGAGATGGCAGAGCCGACGGCGGAGGCCGTACTCGACCGCATGCGCGTTTTCCCTGAGGGGAACCCCCAGACCCCCGGTTTCGACGTCGCCCGGGACAGGCTCGACGACGACAGCGCCGCCGCCCAGGAGGACTGA
- a CDS encoding toxin-antitoxin system HicB family antitoxin — protein sequence MAKTQLNVRVDEGTARAARERALARGISVNRYIEELVRQDTGEAGRTFVEAAADFMKQYETVFAEEFTEPRGTGTGTGDGR from the coding sequence ATGGCGAAGACCCAGCTGAACGTGCGCGTGGACGAAGGCACCGCCCGCGCGGCCCGCGAACGCGCCCTGGCCCGTGGCATCAGCGTCAACCGCTATATCGAAGAGCTGGTCAGACAGGACACCGGGGAGGCCGGCCGGACGTTCGTGGAGGCCGCCGCCGACTTCATGAAGCAGTACGAGACCGTGTTCGCCGAGGAGTTCACCGAACCCCGAGGCACCGGTACCGGCACCGGGGACGGCCGCTGA